From the genome of Desmodus rotundus isolate HL8 chromosome 2, HLdesRot8A.1, whole genome shotgun sequence, one region includes:
- the RBM11 gene encoding splicing regulator RBM11 translates to MFPAVEEADRTVFVGNLEARVREEILYELFLQAGPLTKVTICKDREGKPKSFGFVCFKHPESVSYAIALLNGIRLYGRPIHVQYRFGSSRSSEPANQSFESCVKINSHSYRNEEVLGRSSFPVQFFPTINSALPQEYFFFPKMQWHAYNPALQLPYCEMTAPLPNSTSVPSLNHVPDLEAGPSSYEWTHQQPRDSDLYQMNKRKRQKQTSDSDSSTENNRGEYRQKFQKCKKKKRH, encoded by the exons ATGTTCCCTGCTGTGGAGGAGGCCGACAGGACGGTGTTTGTGGGGAACTTAGAGGCCCGTGTGCGGGAAGAGATCCTTTACGAACTGTTCCTTCAG GCTGGGCCATTAACCAAAGTGACTATATGCAAAGACAGAGAAGGCAAACCGAAGTCTTTTGGATTTGTCTGCTTTAAACACCCAGAATCAGTGTCTTATGCCATAGCTTTGCTGAATGGAATTCGTTTATATGGAAGACCAATTCATGTGCAGTATCGATTTG GGAGTTCCCGCTCTTCTGAACCAGCTAACCAAAGTTTTGAGAGCTGTGTTAAGATAAATTCACACAGCTacag aaatgaagaagtCTTGGGTAGATCTTCCTTTCCCGTGCAGTTTTTTCCAACTATTAATTCAGCTTTACctcaagaatattttttctttccgaAGATG caGTGGCATGCATATAATCCAGCGCTGCAGCTTCCTTACTGTGAGATGACGGCACCACTTCCTAATAGCACATCTGTGCCTTCACTAAATCACGTTCCAGATCTGGAGGCTGGACCAAGTTCTTATGAATGGACTCACCAACAACCACGTGACTCTGATCTTTACCAGATGAATAAACGAAAGCGGCAGAAACAAACGAGTGATAGTGATAGCAGCACAGAAAACAATAGAGGTGAATATAGGCAAAAGTTCCAAAAgtgtaagaagaagaaaagacactAG